A single region of the Gossypium arboreum isolate Shixiya-1 chromosome 12, ASM2569848v2, whole genome shotgun sequence genome encodes:
- the LOC108483123 gene encoding uncharacterized protein LOC108483123: protein MDMNKDDHVYEHDEIDEDDVFFADIQRQILLLTADDDDHQAAGAGVNKPGSRRKAVENLSSSFHHGWYFSCPETDSVPTWLANLWRTGNGTGVFIPHITKSTRRHRPGRKDRRKVYRPVETKH, encoded by the exons ATGGACATGAACAAAGACGACCACGTTTATGAACATGACGAGATTGATGAAGATGATGTTTTCTTTGCTGATATTCAAAGACAGATTCTACTTTTAACAGCAGATGACGACGATCATCAAGCTGCCGGAGCTGGTGTTAACAAACCGGGATCAAGAAGAAAAGCTGTTGAGAATCTCTCTTCTTCCTTCCACCATGGATGGTATTTCAGCTGTCCAGAAACCGACTCAGTACCAACTTGGCTTGCTAATCTATGGAGAACTGGCAATGGAACGGGTGTATTCATTCCCCACATCACCAAATCTACAAGACGCCACAGACCAG GAAGGAAGGATAGGCGAAAAGTTTACAGGCCAGTGGAGACCAAACATTAA